One region of Desulforamulus hydrothermalis Lam5 = DSM 18033 genomic DNA includes:
- a CDS encoding flagellar hook-associated protein 2, producing the protein MGSNLRIGGLATGLDIDQMVSDLMKVQRLKVDKIKQKKQIAEWQREDYRDINNSLRALRDNVFTMKLQGTYLVKKAASSNESIVKATATSAAVPGNYTLQVTALASAATMNSTAEVAFNKEAATLKEQLGLTGSGAFKFTVNGSQEIEINPDSDTIDSLVAKINGAKLPDGKTGAGVTAFFDKTVNRMFVFSNRTGAEQKINFTAVDGFADQVYELLGDKLKLDSDGDPANGIDEAGGTNASFVFNGTTITGQSANQFTLAGINFNLTGASPGETVNITVAHDTEAVFNAVKSFVDLYNSTLEKINTKLSEEKYKDYLPLTDDQREQLSDEQEKKWEEKAKSGLLKNDTVLSGIVSKLRNAVSTSVSGVSNSNYDTLAEIGIKTLSYTEKGKLYLDESKLKEAITANPEAVLQLFTNNSDTYSNKGLAVRLYDELTAAINTITNKAGAASGYSLVDNSVLGKQISSLDKEIDTWEDRLEEIEDRYWKKFTALETAINKMNSQSAWLAQQFGSGN; encoded by the coding sequence ATGGGATCTAATTTGCGTATCGGCGGTTTAGCCACCGGTTTGGATATAGACCAGATGGTCAGCGACTTAATGAAAGTGCAGCGCCTGAAGGTGGATAAAATTAAGCAAAAAAAGCAAATTGCCGAGTGGCAGCGGGAAGACTACCGGGATATTAACAACTCCCTGCGGGCCCTGCGGGACAATGTGTTCACTATGAAGCTGCAGGGCACCTATTTAGTAAAAAAAGCTGCTTCCTCCAACGAGAGTATTGTTAAGGCTACTGCTACATCCGCTGCGGTGCCGGGCAACTATACCTTGCAGGTAACGGCCCTGGCCAGCGCTGCCACTATGAACAGCACCGCGGAAGTAGCCTTTAACAAAGAGGCTGCCACCTTGAAGGAGCAGCTGGGGCTCACCGGGAGCGGGGCTTTCAAATTTACCGTCAACGGCAGCCAGGAAATCGAGATTAACCCGGACAGTGACACCATTGATTCTCTGGTGGCCAAAATAAACGGGGCCAAGCTGCCGGACGGCAAAACCGGCGCCGGGGTAACCGCTTTTTTTGATAAAACCGTTAACCGCATGTTTGTTTTTTCCAACCGTACCGGTGCCGAACAAAAAATTAATTTTACTGCCGTAGACGGTTTTGCCGATCAGGTTTACGAGCTGCTGGGCGATAAGTTAAAGCTGGACAGCGACGGCGACCCTGCCAACGGCATTGATGAAGCCGGCGGTACAAACGCCTCCTTTGTATTTAACGGCACAACCATCACCGGCCAGTCCGCCAACCAGTTTACCCTGGCCGGCATCAACTTTAATTTAACCGGCGCATCACCCGGTGAAACGGTAAATATTACTGTGGCTCATGATACAGAGGCGGTTTTTAATGCCGTTAAAAGCTTTGTCGACCTTTACAACAGTACCCTGGAAAAAATCAATACCAAGCTGAGTGAAGAAAAATACAAGGACTACCTGCCCCTGACCGACGACCAGCGGGAACAACTGAGCGACGAACAGGAAAAGAAGTGGGAAGAAAAGGCTAAAAGCGGCTTATTGAAAAATGATACTGTTTTATCAGGCATTGTCAGCAAGTTGCGTAATGCCGTCAGCACATCCGTGAGCGGCGTAAGTAACAGCAACTACGACACCTTGGCGGAAATTGGCATTAAAACACTAAGCTATACCGAAAAGGGCAAGCTTTACCTTGATGAGTCCAAGCTGAAGGAGGCCATTACAGCCAACCCCGAGGCGGTGCTGCAGTTATTTACCAATAATTCTGATACTTACAGCAATAAGGGGCTGGCGGTAAGGTTATATGATGAACTGACAGCTGCTATAAATACCATAACCAATAAAGCCGGGGCTGCTTCCGGCTACAGCCTGGTGGACAACAGCGTATTAGGCAAGCAAATCAGCAGTTTGGATAAAGAAATAGATACCTGGGAAGACAGATTAGAAGAAATTGAGGACAGATATTGGAAAAAATTTACAGCTCTGGAAACAGCCATTAACAAAATGAACAGCCAGAGCGCCTGGCTGGCCCAGCAGTTTGGCAGCGGTAATTAA
- the fliS gene encoding flagellar export chaperone FliS, with product MIAKDPYKSYQQNAVLSAAPEELTTMLYQRLVKDLKLARESVEKKDIEAAHRCITHAQDIIAHLLDTLDTSYEVGQNLQLMYDYMNRRLVEANIKKDPEILREIAGYAAELRDTWVQAVKQVKTGVAAGS from the coding sequence ATGATTGCCAAGGATCCGTACAAAAGCTATCAGCAAAACGCTGTTTTAAGTGCGGCGCCGGAAGAGTTAACCACCATGCTTTATCAAAGGCTGGTGAAGGATTTAAAGCTGGCCCGGGAGTCAGTGGAAAAGAAAGATATTGAGGCGGCGCACCGGTGCATTACCCACGCCCAGGATATCATCGCCCACCTGCTGGATACCCTGGACACAAGCTATGAAGTGGGGCAAAACTTGCAGCTGATGTACGACTACATGAACCGCCGCTTGGTGGAAGCCAATATTAAGAAGGATCCGGAGATTCTCCGGGAAATTGCCGGCTATGCGGCAGAACTGCGGGATACCTGGGTGCAGGCGGTCAAACAGGTGAAGACCGGCGTGGCAGCGGGGAGTTAG
- a CDS encoding flagellar protein FliT — translation MQPAELYNQKKQRLEQILALTRQLAVVLEQDEPDQLAELLAARQRLMDQVDRLDRDISLLAGVSGNPLPAETPAHINSLLQQIIELDEANKTRLVRELTVVRQKLKELSGGKAVRQAYGMAPVPGSCGCFIDKKK, via the coding sequence GTGCAGCCGGCGGAGTTGTATAATCAAAAAAAACAGCGGTTGGAGCAAATCCTGGCCCTTACCCGGCAACTGGCGGTTGTCCTGGAACAGGATGAACCGGACCAATTGGCTGAATTGCTGGCGGCCAGGCAGCGGTTGATGGATCAGGTTGACCGGCTCGACCGGGACATCAGCTTGCTTGCCGGTGTTTCCGGCAACCCGCTGCCGGCCGAAACACCGGCCCACATAAACAGCTTGCTACAGCAAATTATTGAGCTTGATGAAGCAAATAAAACCCGCCTGGTTAGGGAATTAACCGTGGTCAGGCAAAAGCTGAAGGAACTGAGCGGCGGCAAGGCCGTGCGGCAGGCCTACGGGATGGCGCCGGTGCCCGGCAGCTGCGGCTGTTTCATTGATAAAAAAAAGTAG
- a CDS encoding flagellar protein FlaG, with product MEAISAAVKTADYMQRPANEQLTARQAEQAAAAAAKEEGGGRPEPEEQPLKAESVQQAVHKMNKTLETYGTELRFQLHEKSGEYIVKIINTKDHSVIREIPPERVLNMVAYFKEMLGLVVDKFA from the coding sequence TTGGAAGCAATCAGCGCAGCGGTAAAAACAGCAGACTATATGCAACGGCCGGCTAACGAGCAACTGACCGCCCGGCAAGCCGAGCAGGCAGCTGCTGCGGCTGCCAAGGAAGAAGGGGGCGGCCGGCCTGAACCGGAGGAGCAGCCTTTAAAAGCCGAGTCGGTGCAGCAGGCTGTGCATAAGATGAACAAAACCCTGGAAACCTATGGCACGGAGCTGCGCTTCCAGCTGCACGAAAAAAGCGGCGAGTATATCGTCAAAATCATCAACACCAAAGACCATTCGGTAATCAGAGAAATACCGCCCGAACGGGTGCTGAACATGGTGGCGTACTTTAAAGAAATGCTCGGCCTG